The Arachis duranensis cultivar V14167 chromosome 2, aradu.V14167.gnm2.J7QH, whole genome shotgun sequence genome has a window encoding:
- the LOC107473928 gene encoding pentatricopeptide repeat-containing protein At4g28010 — protein sequence MTPKPFLNPSPIFSFRTFYAPSASIESQLRFLIEKSNPHSLSEAISLFHRAVDSGSVPNESACNSLIDNLRKQKLYDSVVLVYNAMVRVSVLPRFTSYSALIESFVNSQKPNLAFAVVGMIIKRGFGVNVYNMNLVLKGFVKNGDCEKAMCLFHEMKRNYVCPDRVSYNTLLNGLCKAKKLVEARAFFRVMKGAEEECQPNSVTFGALIDGLCKNGEVDEGFNLMEEMGKEGLDADVFVYNSLIGGFCNKGDIGRGKELLDEMLRKGITPNVVTYSCLMHALCKNGQWQEASKMLNDMVSRGIQLDVVAYTVVIDGLSKNGRVSDAMRVLDLMMQKGEEASAVTYNVMICGLCKEGRLDDALKILEMMADKGKKPDTVTYNTLLQGLFRVGEIEQAVHLCKWLLNKKSHIKPDVFTYNLAIQGLCKSGCLGDAASIYNTMIRRGVAGNVVTYNSLIGGYLNAGKLVKALELWKCVIDLGIPPNALTYSVMINGLCKIQMLSIAKGLLNKKLAHGIRPSVTDYNAVMAALCKESSLDQAKRLFQEIRNVNQCPDVSSFNIIIDGTLKAGDFQYAKELLYDMVKMDLVPDAITFSILINRFARLEQLDVVKSLYERMIAFGHVPDAIVFDTLLKGYSLTGERENIIPLLHQMADKGVVLDSKLTSTILNCLCNMSKDFDIKSILPKFSQHTSKETSIPCNEFLKKLHKIHPELQLFVS from the coding sequence ATGACTCCAAAACCCTTCCTTAACCCTTCGCCAATCTTTTCATTTCGCACCTTCTATGCTCCTTCAGCTTCAATAGAATCACAGTTAAGGTTTCTTATTGAGAAATCCAACCCTCACTCACTTTCTGAAGCCATTTCCCTCTTCCACCGTGCCGTTGATTCCGGTTCGGTGCCGAATGAATCCGCTTGCAACAGCCTCATCGATAACCTGCGGAAGCAGAAGCTCTATGACTCAGTCGTGTTGGTTTATAATGCGATGGTCCGTGTCTCTGTTCTGCCAAGGTTCACTTCCTACAGTGCTTTGATTGAGAGTTTTGTCAATTCCCAGAAGCCGAATTTAGCTTTCGCCGTAGTGGGGATGATAATCAAGCGTGGTTTTGGGGTCAATGTGTATAATATGAACCTTGTGTTGAAAGGATTTGTTAAGAACGGTGATTGTGAGAAGGCCATGTGCTTGTTTCATGAGATGAAGAGGAATTATGTGTGCCCTGATAGAGTTAGTTACAATACCCTATTGAATGGGTTGTGTAAAGCAAAGAAATTGGTGGAGGCTAGGGCATTTTTTCGGGTGATGAAGGGTGCGGAAGAGGAATGCCAGCCGAATTCAGTTACCTTTGGTGCTTTGATTGATGGCCTTTGTAAGAATGGTGAAGTTGATGAGGGTTTTAATTTGATGGAGGAGATGGGAAAGGAAGGTTTGGATGCTGATGTGTTTGTATATAATTCTCTAATTGGTGGATTTTGTAACAAAGGTGACATTGGGAGGGGTAAGGAACTCCTTGATGAGATGTTGAGAAAGGGGATTACGCCGAACGTGGTTACCTATAGCTGTTTGATGCATGCCCTTTGCAAGAATGGGCAGTGGCAAGAAGCTTCGAAGATGCTGAACGATATGGTGTCTCGTGGAATCCAGCTTGATGTTGTTGCTTATACAGTTGTCATTGATGGGCTTTCCAAGAACGGGAGGGTGTCTGATGCGATGAGAGTGTTGGATTTGATGATGCAAAAGGGGGAAGAAGCAAGTGCTGTAACTTACAATGTCATGATATGTGGACTTTGTAAGGAAGGTCGGTTAGATGATGCACTCAAGATTCTTGAAATGATGGCGGATAAGGGGAAGAAACCTGACACGGTTACCTACAACACATTGTTGCAGGGACTATTTAGAGTTGGGGAAATTGAACAAGCAGTGCACCTTTGCAAGTGGTTATTGAATAAGAAATCTCATATTAAGCCTGATGTCTTCACGTATAATCTTGCAATTCAGGGACTTTGCAAATCAGGATGTCTTGGTGATGCTGCAAGTATCTATAATACAATGATTCGAAGGGGGGTAGCGGGTAATGTGGTAACTTATAATTCCTTGATCGGTGGTTATCTAAATGCTGGAAAACTTGTTAAGGCACTAGAACTTTGGAAATGTGTAATCGACTTAGGAATTCCCCCCAATGCATTGACTTATAGTGTCATGATTAATGGTTTGTGCAAAATACAGATGCTTAGTATTGCAAAAGGActtctcaataaaaaattagctCATGGAATTAGACCCTCGGTAACTGATTATAATGCTGTAATGGCTGCATTGTGCAAGGAAAGTAGTTTGGATCAGGCAAAGAGATTATTTCAAGAAATCAGGAATGTGAATCAATGTCCGGATGTTTCATcctttaatattataattgatGGAACTCTCAAAGCAGGAGACTTTCAATACGCAAAGGAATTGCTATACGATATGGTTAAGATGGATTTGGTTCCTGATGCCATTACCTTTTCAATATTGATTAACAGGTTCGCAAGACTTGAGCAGTTGGATGTTGTCAAGTCACTCTACGAGAGAATGATTGCTTTTGGCCATGTACCGGACGCGATTGTATTTGATACATTGCTAAAGGGTTATAGTTTAAcgggagagagagaaaacatcattccaTTGCTTCATCAAATGGCTGATAAGGGTGTTGTTTTGGACTCGAAATTAACTTCTACCATCTTAAATTGTCTTTGTAACATGTCAAAAGATTTTGATATTAAAAGCATTCTTCCGAAGTTTTCTCAACATACATCGAAAGAAACAAGCATTCCATGCAATGAATTCTTGAAAAAACTTCATAAGATTCATCCAGAGTTACAATTATTTGTTTCATGA